The Shewanella mesophila genome contains the following window.
AAGGCGCAGGATGAGTTGGTGTCACCCACTGAGCAGTTTAAAGCCCAAGTCGTTTAAAAATAATCCAATAAAAGCGCTAATCTTTATCCGATAACCCCTTGGTCCTGCTTTAAGGGCCAAGTGGATTAACGAAAGAGCCGACAAAAGCCCAGCCAGCAGTTCCAGATAGCGCTAACTTACTATCCCACTAACTACATCGCGATATCGACTCGTACTCGGCCTTTTAGATAGACAACTCTCACCTCATCATCGGCACTAAACACCATTCCAGGGTCATAATCCTGAATAACCATCACTTGCTCACCATCTTCGAACGTTATCATCAACTCCACGAGTTTCAGTTCTTGGTAATAATCACTGCTATAGCGATTACCTACCCCGGCACCGATCATGGCGCCAAGAACGGTTGCCACATCTTTTCCTGAGCCGCCGCCAAACTGATGACCAATAACACCACCTAACAACGCCCCGCCAAATGTTTTCCAGCCTTGATTACGATCTTCAACTAACTGGGTTTGGGTTATGTTTCGCACTGAAGTCACATAACCATAAACAACTTTCTCAACCGGTACCGCTTGGTCACGTTCATAAGCAGCTATAGCATGTGATGGCAGACCCAATGTGCTGGTCGCGACAAAAACAATACAAACAAGACTAAAGAAACGGCTTATAGGTTTCAACATGGCAGGTTTTCCGCTAACTTATAGAGAGGCTATCAACTAATTTTACTCAATTGTGAACTCACTGTCCTATTTAAATCATGAGCTGGCCAAGTTCCCATCGCCAGAATACGCATTGACCGATCCCAATGGTTTATTGGCTATCGGCGGAGATCTACACCCTAAACGCCTGCTAAGCGCTTATTATGACGGGATCTTTCCATGGTTTAACGAAAATGACCCTATCTTATGGTGGTCGCCAGATCCCCGCGCAGTCTTTGTGCCGGGATCGATGAAAATTAGCCGCAGCCTAAAACGCCATGTTAAAAAGAGTCATTGGCACTTTAGTGTCAATAGGGCCTTTGCTCAAGTTATCGAAAACTGCGCAAAAACCAGAGAAGGACAAGATGGTACCTGGATAACCCAAGAGATACAGGATGCATACAAAGCACTGCATATTCAAGGTAAGGCGCATTCAATCGAGGTTTGGGAGAACGACGAGTTGGTAGGAGGATTATATGGTCTTGCTATTGGGCAGGTATTTTGTGGAGAATCTATGTTTCATCACAAAACAAACGCCTCAAAAGCAGCAATGATGATGTTACATCAACACTTACTAACCCATAAGTTTCGCCTTATTGATGCCCAAGTAATGAATCCTCATCTTCAGTCTTTAGGTGCCAAAGCATTAAAACGTAGTGATTTTATCAACCTGTTAAAACGTTTCAGAGATATCGAAGTCGCCAGTGATACTTGGCACTCTGCCGAGGTCTATCTTGAGCTCTAAGTCAGACACGATTCAAGTTGGTATGACCAACACGTTTATATGTAGTTATCTACCCGAACAACAAGAGCAGCTACTCGTTCTGCAAGAAAATACCATTAATGTGGAACTGTTTGAGCAGTTATTGAGTCTAGGATTTCGACGTAGCGGAGAGATGCTATATAAACCGCACTGTCCCCATTGCCAAGCATGTCAGCCAATAAGGATACCGGTAAAGCAATTTACTCCCTCTCGGCGACAGAAACGTACCTTAAAAAATAACCGAGATTTAAGTTGGTCCATCGTCAAGGCAACATCAGATGAGCATTATCAGCTTTATCAACAATATATCGAACAACGTCATCATGATGGTCCCATGTTCCCGCCATCGAGAGAACAATACGATAACTTTATTCAATGCGCATGGCATCAACCACTCTTGATTGAAATCAGAAGCTGCAACGCATTGATTGGCGTCGCCATAACCGACATGCTGCCCAATAGTCTATCAGCCATTTATAGCTTTTTCTCTCCAACGCAAGATAAGCGTTCGATGGGCGCATTGATGATCCTTGTTCAATGTCGTATTGCTAAATTAATGGGAAAAGATTTTTTATATTTGGGTTATCAAATCGATGCATCGAGAAAAATGAACTACAAAAAAGCATACCAACCCTACCAGATCCTTACTGCAAACGGTTGGCAGCAAAGTGAATAATCCCCTGATTGTAGAAAAAATAATGCAAACAGTTATTTCGGGATAACTAACCACCTCTTTACAGCAAGCGTATTTTGCGGCATGATACGCCCGTTTTTAATATTTGAAGGCTAACAGGATAACTGATTAATGGCGAAAGAAGACAACATTGAGATGCAAGGCACTATTCTTGAAACCTTGCCAAATACAATGTTTCGAGTAGAGCTAGAGAATGGACACGTAGTAATCGCCCATATCTCAGGCAAAATGCGTAAAAACTACATCCGTATTCTTACGGGTGACAAGGTCACAGTTCAGCTGACCCCTTATGATTTGAGCAAAGGGCGCATCGTCTTCCGTTCACGCTAAAGTTAGCTAACGATTTAATTAAAAACCGGCAGAGCCGGTTTTTTTGTTTACTAAATTTAGTTTCATATTGTATTTCAACGCAACTAAAGTCAGTAGACTCTGCATCAAAGATGCATTTTTTACCGATCGATAGAAACAAAAAGGGCTGCAATTGCAGCCCTTTTATATGCTTATTTTTTATAGACTAATGAGTGACCTTCTCTGGACTCTCGACATTAATGGTTAATTTGTCACCTTCAACATCGACATGAGCTGTACCACCTTTCTCCAGTTTGCCAAACAAGATTTCATCAGCCAGTGGACGTTTAATCAACTCAGTGACCACTCTCGCCATTGGACGAGCGCCCATCGACTTATCGTACCCTTTTTCGGCTAATAGGGTTCTGGCCTCATCGCTCACTTCGAGTACCACAGCTTTATCATCAAGTTGCGCTTGAAGTTCAACAAGGAACTTATCAACGACCTTAGCGATAACCGTCATATCTAAGTGATTAAACCAGATGATCTCGTCTAATCGGTTTCTAAACTCTGGCGAGAACACACGATTGATTTCAGATAAGGCATCCTGAGTATGATCTTGCTGCTTAAACCCTATCGATTTACGCACCGTTTCCTGCACGCCGGCATTAGTTGTCATCACTAAGGTTACATGCCTAAAGTCGGCTTTACGGCCATTATTATCAGTCAAGGTACCATGATCCATCACCTGTAATAGCAGGTTATAGACATCGGGATGTGCCTTTTCTATCTCATCGAGTAACACAACGCAGTGTGGATTCTTAATCACAGCATCGGTTAACAACCCTCCTTGATCGTAACCAACATACCCAGGAGGTGCACCAATCAAACGTGAC
Protein-coding sequences here:
- a CDS encoding glycine zipper 2TM domain-containing protein gives rise to the protein MLKPISRFFSLVCIVFVATSTLGLPSHAIAAYERDQAVPVEKVVYGYVTSVRNITQTQLVEDRNQGWKTFGGALLGGVIGHQFGGGSGKDVATVLGAMIGAGVGNRYSSDYYQELKLVELMITFEDGEQVMVIQDYDPGMVFSADDEVRVVYLKGRVRVDIAM
- the aat gene encoding leucyl/phenylalanyl-tRNA--protein transferase translates to MNSLSYLNHELAKFPSPEYALTDPNGLLAIGGDLHPKRLLSAYYDGIFPWFNENDPILWWSPDPRAVFVPGSMKISRSLKRHVKKSHWHFSVNRAFAQVIENCAKTREGQDGTWITQEIQDAYKALHIQGKAHSIEVWENDELVGGLYGLAIGQVFCGESMFHHKTNASKAAMMMLHQHLLTHKFRLIDAQVMNPHLQSLGAKALKRSDFINLLKRFRDIEVASDTWHSAEVYLEL
- a CDS encoding arginyltransferase; this encodes MSSKSDTIQVGMTNTFICSYLPEQQEQLLVLQENTINVELFEQLLSLGFRRSGEMLYKPHCPHCQACQPIRIPVKQFTPSRRQKRTLKNNRDLSWSIVKATSDEHYQLYQQYIEQRHHDGPMFPPSREQYDNFIQCAWHQPLLIEIRSCNALIGVAITDMLPNSLSAIYSFFSPTQDKRSMGALMILVQCRIAKLMGKDFLYLGYQIDASRKMNYKKAYQPYQILTANGWQQSE
- the infA gene encoding translation initiation factor IF-1; the protein is MAKEDNIEMQGTILETLPNTMFRVELENGHVVIAHISGKMRKNYIRILTGDKVTVQLTPYDLSKGRIVFRSR